A genomic region of Streptomyces sp. R33 contains the following coding sequences:
- a CDS encoding NADPH-dependent F420 reductase, whose product MRTGIIGTGRIGSTLARILVAAGHEVLLANSRGPRSIGPLLAELGPAASAAHPAEVADQAELLVLMVPYASIRGLLAPAAVQDKVLVDATNAFGGAGAPADLGDRSSSELVAEWYPGARVVKSLNTMHFETLAVAGTAGGERLAHFTAGDDEKAKEIVAGIITDLGFAPVDTGSLHSGGILQQPGGPLFNRPLTEAQALAWISH is encoded by the coding sequence ATGCGCACAGGCATCATCGGCACCGGGCGGATCGGTTCCACCCTCGCGCGGATCCTGGTGGCGGCCGGGCACGAGGTCTTATTGGCCAACTCCCGCGGCCCCCGGTCCATCGGCCCGTTACTGGCCGAACTGGGTCCGGCGGCCTCGGCGGCGCACCCCGCCGAGGTCGCCGACCAGGCCGAACTGCTGGTGCTGATGGTGCCGTACGCGAGCATCCGCGGGCTCCTTGCGCCCGCGGCCGTCCAGGACAAGGTGCTGGTCGACGCCACGAACGCGTTCGGCGGCGCGGGCGCACCCGCGGATCTGGGCGACCGCAGTTCCAGCGAACTGGTCGCCGAGTGGTATCCCGGCGCCCGCGTCGTGAAATCCCTGAACACCATGCATTTCGAGACTCTCGCCGTCGCCGGCACCGCGGGGGGCGAACGCCTGGCCCATTTCACGGCGGGCGACGACGAGAAGGCAAAGGAAATCGTCGCGGGAATCATCACGGATCTGGGATTCGCCCCCGTCGACACCGGCTCGCTGCACTCCGGAGGAATTCTCCAGCAGCCCGGCGGGCCCCTTTTCAACCGGCCGCTCACGGAAGCGCAGGCGCTGGCATGGATATCTCACTGA
- a CDS encoding xanthine dehydrogenase family protein molybdopterin-binding subunit — MTAVTGDVPLQGSGLLGQPLDSREDPQLLRGEATYVADIDLPGTAHMAILGSPVAHAKILSIETKAAEQLPGVLKVATAAEFTGVMPLPCIWIPGGVESHFPPHPYGLPGARPVLTGDTVRHVGDPIAVVVAETPRQAAAALAAIAVEYEPLPVVTRADEALAEGAPQLHEAVPGNLNAYWTCGDKDRTDAAIAEAEVTVELDLVNQRTINSPIEPRGAVGDYNAATDEYTLYASTQGPHNHRFLLSALVLGIPFNKLRVIAPTVGGSFGTKGYLYPDMALVLLLSKALGRPVKWVDTRTGLMNSTVQGRDHRQHVVLAGTRDGRITGLRATSYANLGAYPSTIGPGVATALMGRSISGMYDIQASFCEVYAAFTNTVSLGAQRGSGRAEAAFLMERLVDRYASEIGMDPAAVRRKNLVPKEKFPYDNGLGWTYDSGDYQLNFDKAMELSGYADMPARKAEARSRGKRLGVGIATYVAICGVGPSTRMSKEGMLGGTWESANIRVHPTGEVTVTVGSASTGQSHHTVFAQVAADELEIDPALVQVYEGDTLKAPYGQGTYGSRSYSMAAPAIALTARKVKAKLVKAGAVFLGVPEEKVVYAGGKVYEDGNEENAKTFSEMAMAMWYGWGLPHEIEPAIDETTHFDPPDFNYPFGTHVAVVEVDELTGETEVVAYTAVDDAGNIGNPKIVLGQIEGSITHGLGQALMEAAVYDEQGLLVSSDLTTYALPRAADVPFFTLDKTTTPSPHNPLGAKGAGEIATVPPAAAVVNAVVDALSDLGVQHIDMPLTPEKVWRRLRGEAE, encoded by the coding sequence ATGACCGCAGTGACGGGGGACGTTCCCCTCCAGGGATCGGGCCTGCTCGGACAGCCGCTGGACAGCCGCGAGGATCCGCAGCTGCTGCGCGGCGAGGCCACGTACGTGGCCGACATCGACCTCCCGGGCACCGCCCACATGGCGATCCTCGGCAGCCCGGTGGCCCACGCGAAGATCCTCTCCATCGAGACCAAGGCAGCCGAGCAGCTGCCCGGCGTGCTGAAGGTGGCCACGGCGGCCGAATTCACCGGCGTCATGCCGCTGCCCTGCATCTGGATCCCCGGCGGGGTCGAGAGCCACTTCCCGCCCCACCCCTACGGACTTCCCGGCGCCCGCCCGGTCCTGACCGGCGACACCGTCCGGCACGTCGGCGACCCGATCGCCGTGGTCGTCGCCGAGACCCCGCGCCAGGCCGCCGCGGCGCTCGCCGCCATCGCCGTCGAGTACGAGCCGCTGCCCGTGGTCACCCGGGCCGACGAGGCGCTCGCCGAGGGCGCGCCCCAGCTGCACGAGGCCGTACCGGGCAACCTGAACGCGTACTGGACCTGCGGCGACAAGGACCGCACCGACGCGGCCATCGCCGAGGCCGAGGTCACCGTCGAGCTCGACCTGGTGAACCAGCGCACCATCAACAGCCCCATCGAGCCCCGCGGCGCGGTCGGCGACTACAACGCCGCCACCGACGAGTACACGCTCTACGCCTCCACGCAGGGCCCGCACAACCACCGCTTCCTGCTCTCCGCCCTGGTCCTCGGCATCCCCTTCAACAAGCTCCGGGTGATCGCCCCGACCGTCGGCGGCAGCTTCGGCACCAAGGGCTACCTCTACCCCGACATGGCGCTGGTCCTGCTGCTCTCCAAGGCGCTCGGCCGGCCCGTGAAATGGGTGGACACCCGCACCGGCCTGATGAACTCCACCGTCCAGGGCCGCGACCACCGCCAGCACGTGGTGCTCGCCGGCACCCGCGACGGCCGCATCACCGGCCTGCGCGCCACCAGCTACGCCAACCTGGGTGCGTACCCCTCCACCATCGGCCCCGGTGTCGCCACCGCCCTGATGGGACGCTCCATCAGCGGCATGTACGACATCCAGGCCTCCTTCTGCGAGGTGTACGCCGCGTTCACCAACACCGTCTCGCTCGGCGCCCAGCGCGGCAGCGGGCGCGCCGAGGCCGCCTTCCTGATGGAGCGCCTCGTCGACCGGTACGCCTCCGAGATCGGCATGGACCCGGCGGCCGTCCGGCGCAAGAACCTGGTGCCGAAGGAGAAGTTCCCGTACGACAACGGCCTCGGCTGGACGTACGACTCCGGGGACTACCAGCTGAACTTCGACAAGGCGATGGAGCTGTCGGGCTACGCCGACATGCCTGCCCGCAAGGCCGAGGCCCGCAGCCGCGGCAAGCGGCTCGGCGTCGGCATCGCCACCTACGTGGCCATCTGCGGGGTCGGCCCCTCGACCCGGATGTCCAAGGAGGGCATGCTCGGCGGCACCTGGGAGAGCGCGAACATCCGCGTCCACCCGACCGGCGAGGTCACCGTCACCGTCGGCTCCGCCTCCACCGGCCAGAGCCACCACACGGTCTTCGCGCAGGTCGCCGCCGACGAGCTCGAGATCGACCCGGCCCTGGTCCAGGTGTACGAGGGCGACACGCTCAAGGCCCCGTACGGGCAGGGCACGTACGGCTCGCGCTCCTACAGCATGGCCGCGCCCGCCATCGCCCTCACCGCCCGGAAGGTCAAGGCCAAGCTGGTCAAGGCCGGGGCCGTGTTCCTGGGCGTTCCCGAGGAGAAGGTCGTCTACGCGGGCGGCAAGGTCTACGAGGACGGCAACGAGGAGAACGCCAAGACGTTCTCCGAGATGGCGATGGCCATGTGGTACGGCTGGGGGCTGCCCCACGAGATCGAGCCCGCCATCGACGAGACCACCCACTTCGACCCGCCGGACTTCAACTACCCCTTCGGCACGCACGTCGCGGTCGTGGAGGTCGACGAACTCACCGGCGAGACCGAGGTGGTGGCGTACACCGCCGTCGACGACGCCGGCAACATCGGCAATCCGAAGATCGTCCTCGGGCAGATCGAGGGCAGCATCACGCACGGCCTCGGCCAGGCGCTGATGGAGGCCGCCGTCTACGACGAACAGGGCCTGCTCGTCAGCTCCGACCTGACCACGTACGCCCTGCCGCGCGCCGCCGACGTGCCGTTCTTCACCCTCGACAAGACCACCACGCCCAGCCCGCACAACCCGCTGGGCGCCAAGGGCGCCGGCGAGATCGCTACCGTGCCGCCCGCCGCGGCCGTCGTCAACGCGGTCGTCGACGCCCTGTCCGACCTGGGCGTGCAGCACATCGACATGCCGCTCACCCCCGAGAAGGTCTGGCGCCGCCTGCGAGGAGAAGCCGAGTGA
- a CDS encoding anti-sigma regulatory factor, with protein sequence MSDMVELARTPAELEVPATVGALGDIASFVLRLAGRAALDKGAAYRIRLAVDELATNIVMHGYRGGDGRITVRGRSGPGRVQISITDSAPAFDPVEGCLPPAPGTPPERRRVGGLGIHLALTSVDEFSYERRDGRNISTLTVKAEGTDPCPPRP encoded by the coding sequence ATGAGTGACATGGTCGAACTGGCGAGGACGCCCGCCGAACTGGAGGTGCCCGCCACCGTGGGGGCACTGGGCGACATCGCCTCGTTCGTCCTGCGGCTGGCCGGCCGGGCGGCGTTGGACAAGGGCGCCGCGTACCGGATCCGGCTGGCCGTGGACGAGCTGGCCACGAACATCGTGATGCACGGATACCGGGGCGGCGACGGGCGGATCACCGTCCGTGGCCGCTCCGGTCCCGGCCGGGTGCAGATCTCCATCACGGACTCCGCACCGGCCTTCGACCCCGTCGAGGGCTGCCTGCCCCCCGCCCCCGGGACTCCCCCCGAGCGGCGGCGGGTCGGCGGACTCGGCATCCACCTGGCGCTGACCAGCGTGGACGAATTCAGCTACGAACGCAGGGACGGCCGCAACATCAGCACGCTGACTGTGAAGGCTGAGGGGACGGACCCATGCCCTCCACGACCGTGA
- a CDS encoding xanthine dehydrogenase family protein subunit M has protein sequence MILTEFDYVRPVGLAEALTLLSGTRGARVLAGGQSLLPGLRTGEDTARLLVDVRHLEELRGIERTADGIRIGALTTLAQLAAHPALLAEAPEVAAAARANGDPQVRNLGTAGGNLAAGGRATDLPVAAIAADARVELAGPGGRSTVAAEEFTASGVPAGSVVTALLVPAAGRAAAFEKTADRATRYPVCATAVRITPDGPRIAVTGATARPLRLRGVEDRLRGGPYTTEAVLAAFRAEPRELFVPGRGTSAEYLGHLAGVLTARALQRADQALA, from the coding sequence GTGATCCTCACCGAGTTCGACTACGTACGGCCCGTCGGCCTCGCCGAAGCTCTGACCCTGCTGTCCGGCACCCGGGGCGCCCGGGTGCTGGCCGGCGGCCAGAGCCTGCTGCCCGGGCTGCGCACCGGGGAGGACACCGCCCGGCTCCTCGTCGACGTACGCCACCTCGAGGAGCTCCGCGGGATCGAGCGGACCGCCGACGGCATCCGGATCGGCGCGCTCACCACCCTCGCCCAGCTCGCCGCCCATCCGGCCCTCCTCGCCGAGGCCCCGGAGGTGGCGGCCGCCGCCCGGGCCAACGGCGACCCCCAGGTCCGCAATCTCGGCACCGCCGGCGGGAACCTCGCCGCCGGCGGGCGCGCCACCGACCTGCCGGTCGCGGCCATCGCCGCCGACGCACGGGTCGAGCTGGCCGGACCCGGCGGGCGGTCGACCGTGGCCGCCGAGGAGTTCACCGCCTCCGGGGTGCCCGCCGGGTCCGTGGTCACCGCACTGCTGGTGCCCGCCGCCGGTCGGGCCGCCGCCTTCGAGAAGACCGCCGACCGGGCCACGCGCTACCCGGTCTGCGCCACCGCCGTACGGATCACCCCCGACGGGCCGCGCATCGCGGTCACCGGGGCCACCGCCCGCCCGCTGCGGCTGCGCGGGGTCGAGGACCGGCTGCGCGGGGGCCCGTACACGACGGAGGCCGTGCTCGCGGCCTTCCGCGCCGAGCCCAGGGAGCTGTTCGTCCCCGGGCGCGGCACCTCGGCCGAGTACCTCGGCCACCTCGCGGGGGTGCTCACCGCCCGCGCGCTGCAGAGGGCAGACCAGGCCCTCGCCTGA
- a CDS encoding PP2C family protein-serine/threonine phosphatase translates to MPSTTVIILDEYPPPPPELLDALRSMDAELVTRTLAELHTGTLEELPSAEVLLAPAEADGESVRLAVRRLRRWGGAPIVVVWTVTEFAALEEHVRLGHDYLVPPFLPALVGARLHSCSERAGLGRTLREADARAELMGYEKELEIGREIQAGFLPESLPVPEGWEIDVRFRPARQVAGDFYDVFEISRGRRLAFVVADVCDKGVGAALFMALIRSLLRHTAENSGLQHLVAAGRAGGSRRVPVVGATPLLNAVTATNGYLTRNHLRQGYFATLFFGVLDPLTGSLVYINGGHNAPLLLRAEGGDPLALEVTGPAVGVLPDCVFTLGYAQLNPGDTLFVFTDGVPEARCPSGSFLGDERMLELLAGPPVSGREVVDRMDTAVREHTGTAEQHDDVTMLALHRPRAARGPHGDRPAAARTAVA, encoded by the coding sequence ATGCCCTCCACGACCGTGATCATCCTCGACGAGTACCCGCCGCCTCCGCCCGAGCTGCTCGACGCGCTCCGGTCGATGGACGCGGAACTCGTCACCCGCACCCTGGCGGAGCTGCACACCGGCACGCTGGAGGAGCTGCCCTCCGCCGAGGTGTTGCTCGCCCCGGCCGAGGCCGACGGCGAGTCGGTACGCCTCGCCGTACGGCGGCTGCGCCGCTGGGGCGGGGCCCCCATCGTGGTCGTCTGGACGGTGACGGAGTTCGCCGCCCTGGAGGAGCACGTCCGGCTCGGCCACGACTACCTGGTACCGCCCTTCCTGCCCGCCCTCGTCGGGGCCCGGCTGCACAGCTGCTCGGAGCGCGCCGGACTCGGGCGCACTCTGCGCGAAGCCGATGCCCGCGCCGAACTCATGGGATACGAGAAGGAGTTGGAGATCGGCCGGGAGATCCAGGCCGGCTTCCTGCCGGAATCGCTGCCGGTCCCCGAAGGCTGGGAGATCGACGTCCGGTTCCGGCCCGCCCGGCAGGTCGCCGGGGACTTCTACGACGTCTTCGAGATCTCCCGCGGCCGCCGCCTCGCCTTCGTCGTCGCCGACGTCTGCGACAAGGGCGTCGGCGCCGCGCTGTTCATGGCGCTCATCCGCTCGCTGCTGCGGCACACCGCGGAGAACAGCGGACTGCAGCACCTGGTGGCCGCCGGACGGGCCGGCGGCAGCCGGCGGGTCCCGGTGGTCGGCGCGACACCGCTGCTCAACGCGGTCACCGCCACCAACGGCTACCTGACCCGCAACCACCTGAGACAGGGCTATTTCGCCACCCTGTTCTTCGGCGTGCTCGACCCGCTGACCGGCAGCCTCGTGTACATCAACGGGGGCCACAACGCGCCGCTGCTGCTGCGCGCCGAAGGCGGTGACCCGCTCGCCCTGGAGGTCACCGGGCCGGCCGTCGGGGTGCTGCCGGACTGCGTGTTCACCCTCGGCTACGCCCAGCTGAACCCCGGCGACACCCTGTTCGTGTTCACGGACGGAGTGCCCGAGGCCCGCTGTCCGTCCGGCAGCTTCCTCGGTGACGAGCGGATGCTGGAGCTGCTCGCCGGCCCCCCGGTGAGCGGCAGGGAGGTGGTCGACCGGATGGACACCGCCGTACGGGAGCACACGGGCACGGCCGAACAGCACGACGATGTCACCATGCTGGCCCTGCACCGGCCACGTGCGGCGCGGGGGCCGCACGGGGACCGGCCCGCGGCGGCCCGTACGGCGGTGGCCTGA
- a CDS encoding MinD/ParA family protein, with product MTRTIVVHSHRGGTGKSSVLANLALLIAGEGRRVGVVDTDIQSPTLDLLFRLGPGPSLADYLLGRCEIEATAQQTGVPGLYVVPARTGTAALRDLMTSGYDVGLLPEGFDRLADHYALDVLLLDTHAGLNNESVTAMASADVLMIMARADRIDLSGVEETIALAGRLPCRRTLVMSMAPEGIDGETVRRRCEEVYGAPLAGILPYVPEMAALCGERIFAEAHPDHPLVGEFRTIISALDAPHEVSRA from the coding sequence ATGACCCGGACCATCGTGGTGCACTCGCACCGCGGCGGCACCGGGAAGTCCTCGGTACTGGCGAACCTGGCCCTGCTCATCGCGGGCGAGGGACGCCGGGTGGGGGTGGTCGACACGGACATCCAGTCGCCCACCCTGGACCTGCTCTTCCGGCTCGGCCCGGGCCCCTCCCTGGCCGACTACCTGCTCGGGCGCTGCGAGATCGAGGCCACGGCCCAGCAGACCGGCGTGCCCGGGCTGTACGTCGTGCCGGCCCGGACCGGGACGGCGGCGCTGCGCGACCTCATGACGAGCGGCTACGACGTGGGGCTGCTGCCGGAGGGCTTCGACCGGCTGGCCGACCACTACGCGCTCGACGTGCTGCTGCTCGACACCCACGCCGGGCTCAACAACGAGTCGGTGACCGCCATGGCGAGCGCCGACGTACTGATGATCATGGCCCGGGCCGACCGGATCGACCTCTCCGGAGTCGAGGAGACCATCGCCCTGGCCGGGCGGCTGCCCTGCCGGCGGACCCTGGTCATGAGCATGGCCCCCGAAGGCATTGACGGAGAAACGGTCCGCCGACGTTGCGAGGAGGTGTACGGCGCCCCCCTGGCCGGAATCCTTCCGTATGTGCCGGAAATGGCCGCCCTGTGCGGTGAACGCATATTCGCCGAAGCCCACCCCGACCACCCCCTGGTCGGTGAATTCCGCACCATCATCTCCGCGTTGGACGCACCTCACGAAGTATCGCGCGCCTGA
- a CDS encoding type 1 glutamine amidotransferase domain-containing protein — protein sequence MKILVVMTAKATLHLLDGEQHPSGFWAEEFVVPFTLFKAAGHTVDVATIGGQAPTVDQTSIDPQFLQWVRPQGSPDEDAANAAEYVRVIENTPQLKNPLAVESLTEKDIADYDGIYVSGGHGAIGDLPKSDELAQILRWAIAADKPLATVCHGHTSLLSLRDGEGHWPFEGYRMTAFSHSEEMVTNMAGRLPLILEAELTRLGARYEKAEAIWDSHVVVDRKLTTGQNPYSSKALAETFLTQLAKG from the coding sequence ATGAAGATTCTCGTCGTCATGACGGCCAAGGCAACGCTCCATCTGTTGGACGGGGAACAGCACCCCTCGGGATTCTGGGCCGAGGAATTCGTCGTTCCCTTCACCCTCTTCAAGGCCGCAGGCCACACCGTGGACGTGGCGACGATCGGGGGCCAGGCCCCGACGGTCGACCAGACCAGCATCGACCCCCAGTTCCTCCAGTGGGTCCGCCCCCAGGGCTCGCCGGACGAGGACGCGGCCAACGCCGCCGAGTACGTCAGAGTCATCGAGAACACCCCCCAGCTCAAGAACCCCCTCGCGGTGGAATCCCTCACCGAGAAGGACATCGCCGACTACGACGGCATCTATGTCAGCGGCGGCCACGGCGCGATCGGGGACCTGCCCAAGTCCGACGAGCTCGCCCAGATCCTGCGGTGGGCCATCGCCGCGGACAAGCCGCTCGCCACCGTCTGCCACGGCCACACCTCCCTGCTCTCCCTGCGCGACGGCGAAGGCCACTGGCCGTTCGAGGGCTACCGGATGACGGCCTTCTCGCACAGCGAGGAGATGGTCACCAACATGGCCGGCCGGCTCCCGCTGATCCTCGAGGCCGAGCTCACCCGGCTCGGCGCGCGTTACGAGAAGGCCGAGGCGATCTGGGACTCGCACGTGGTCGTGGACCGCAAGCTCACCACCGGCCAGAACCCGTACTCCTCCAAAGCCCTCGCAGAGACGTTCCTGACACAGCTCGCGAAGGGCTAG
- a CDS encoding STAS domain-containing protein, with protein MPLSVSLSIEGDTTVIELAGELDAKTAPEFHQTIEKAAGHGTGTVEIRMAGVGYMASAGLRSLVFAQQKVADHVTIKVVGAIEPVSRTIRTAGLDRSIVLSDE; from the coding sequence ATGCCGCTTTCCGTGTCCCTGAGCATCGAGGGCGACACCACCGTGATCGAGCTGGCGGGCGAGCTGGACGCCAAGACCGCGCCGGAGTTCCACCAGACCATCGAGAAGGCCGCCGGGCACGGCACCGGCACGGTCGAGATCAGGATGGCCGGTGTCGGCTACATGGCCAGCGCCGGACTGCGGTCCCTGGTCTTCGCCCAGCAGAAGGTGGCGGACCACGTGACCATCAAGGTGGTCGGCGCGATCGAGCCCGTGTCCCGGACCATCCGGACGGCCGGGCTGGACCGCAGCATCGTGCTCTCCGATGAGTGA
- a CDS encoding aldehyde dehydrogenase: protein MTKRALSDQPLANPGKLFIGGTWVSAQDGRTEPDISPVDGQEIVPVAQATAADADAAVAAARQAYEEGPWSRLSAQERALRLNRVGELIERDLEEIALLETVDMGKPFAFSSTVDAPMAAQLMHYYAGAVTRVDGSSRAPAGGQLAYTLREPLGVVCAITPFNFPLLLSMTKIAPALAAGNTVVHKPSPATPLTALKIAELFQEAEIPDGVLNVITGPGVELGETLTGHPDIDKIAFTGSTSVGQTIIRKAAGTLKKVTMELGGKSANIVFADADLDAAEELAFFGIYYNKGEICTAGSRLLLQRPIHDELVERLVRRAAALKPGDPRDPETLFGPLAHRGQFEKVSSYIEVGEKEGALLRTGGTGWTPEGASSQGLYFLPTIFTGVDNGMRIAQEEIFGPVLSIIPFDTEDDAIRIANDSAYGLAAGVHTKDLRRAHRVASQIKAGTVWVNCYNQYDPSVPYGGYKASGYGRECGPESLESYTQTKSVWIGMD, encoded by the coding sequence ATGACCAAGCGCGCGCTCAGCGACCAGCCCTTGGCCAACCCCGGGAAGCTGTTCATCGGCGGCACATGGGTTTCGGCCCAGGACGGCCGTACCGAGCCGGACATCAGCCCCGTGGACGGACAGGAGATCGTACCGGTGGCCCAGGCCACCGCCGCCGACGCGGACGCCGCCGTGGCGGCCGCCCGCCAGGCGTACGAGGAGGGTCCCTGGAGCAGACTGTCCGCCCAGGAACGCGCGCTGCGGCTGAACCGGGTCGGTGAGCTCATCGAGCGCGACCTGGAGGAGATCGCCCTGCTGGAGACGGTGGACATGGGCAAGCCGTTCGCCTTCTCCAGCACGGTCGACGCCCCGATGGCCGCCCAGCTCATGCACTACTACGCCGGCGCCGTGACCCGCGTCGACGGCTCCTCGCGGGCCCCGGCCGGCGGGCAGCTCGCGTACACCCTGCGCGAGCCGCTGGGCGTGGTCTGCGCGATCACCCCGTTCAACTTCCCGCTGCTGCTGTCGATGACGAAGATCGCACCGGCGCTGGCGGCGGGCAACACGGTCGTCCACAAGCCCTCCCCGGCCACCCCGCTCACCGCACTGAAGATCGCCGAGCTCTTCCAGGAGGCGGAGATCCCGGACGGCGTGCTGAACGTCATCACCGGTCCGGGCGTGGAACTGGGTGAGACCCTCACCGGCCACCCCGACATCGACAAGATCGCCTTCACCGGCTCCACCTCGGTCGGCCAGACGATCATCCGCAAGGCGGCGGGCACCCTGAAGAAGGTGACGATGGAGCTCGGCGGCAAGTCCGCCAACATCGTCTTCGCCGACGCCGACCTGGACGCCGCCGAGGAACTCGCCTTCTTCGGCATCTACTACAACAAGGGCGAGATCTGCACCGCCGGCTCCCGGCTGCTGCTCCAGCGTCCCATCCACGACGAGCTGGTCGAGCGCCTGGTCCGGCGCGCGGCCGCCCTCAAGCCCGGCGACCCGCGCGACCCGGAGACCCTGTTCGGGCCGCTGGCCCACCGCGGCCAGTTCGAGAAGGTCAGCTCGTACATCGAGGTCGGCGAGAAGGAAGGCGCCCTGCTGCGCACCGGCGGCACCGGCTGGACCCCGGAGGGGGCCTCCAGCCAGGGCCTGTACTTCCTGCCGACGATCTTCACCGGCGTCGACAACGGCATGCGCATCGCCCAGGAGGAGATCTTCGGGCCGGTCCTGTCGATCATCCCCTTCGACACCGAGGACGACGCGATCCGGATCGCCAACGACAGCGCGTACGGGCTCGCCGCCGGCGTCCACACCAAGGACCTGCGGCGCGCCCACCGGGTGGCCTCGCAGATCAAGGCCGGCACGGTCTGGGTGAATTGCTACAACCAGTACGACCCCTCCGTGCCGTACGGCGGCTACAAGGCCTCCGGATACGGGCGCGAGTGCGGACCGGAGTCCCTCGAGAGCTACACCCAGACCAAGTCGGTCTGGATCGGCATGGACTGA
- a CDS encoding (2Fe-2S)-binding protein, which yields MNGRPEQFSAQPNELLVERLRDGLGLTGTKVGCDTGQCGTCVVQLDGRSVKSCLLLTASAAGSRVTTIEGVTERGGELTGLQEALRQEHGTQCGFCTPGMVMALGELVENTADREAPTEPEIREWLTGNLCRCTGYHSVVRGVQRACSAARAELPEEIGEGAAVSASAGSAASASASASGKEV from the coding sequence GTGAACGGAAGACCCGAGCAGTTCTCGGCGCAGCCGAACGAACTGCTGGTGGAACGGCTCCGTGACGGCCTCGGGCTGACCGGCACCAAGGTCGGCTGCGACACCGGCCAGTGCGGTACCTGCGTCGTCCAGCTCGACGGCCGGTCCGTCAAGAGCTGTCTGCTCCTCACCGCGTCGGCAGCCGGCTCCCGGGTGACCACCATCGAGGGCGTGACCGAGCGCGGCGGCGAACTCACCGGCCTCCAGGAGGCCCTGCGCCAGGAGCACGGCACCCAGTGCGGGTTCTGCACCCCCGGCATGGTGATGGCGCTCGGCGAGCTCGTCGAGAACACCGCCGACCGCGAGGCGCCCACCGAGCCCGAGATCCGCGAGTGGCTCACCGGCAACCTGTGCCGCTGCACCGGCTACCACAGCGTCGTACGGGGCGTGCAACGCGCCTGCTCCGCAGCCCGGGCCGAGCTCCCCGAGGAGATCGGCGAGGGCGCCGCCGTCTCCGCGTCCGCCGGGTCCGCCGCGTCCGCGTCGGCCTCCGCTTCCGGCAAGGAGGTGTGA